A single window of Methylobacterium nodulans ORS 2060 DNA harbors:
- a CDS encoding MFS transporter, protein MIATPPDIRSPLDSAFRLTRRRLVPFLLLMYVLAFLDRANIGFAKQAFQASAGISDAAYALGAGLFFLTYALFEVPSNLIMHRVGARLWMARIMVTWGLISAAMMFTSGELSFYALRLLLGAAEAGFFPGVILYLTYWFPQRTRGQIMGLFYFGAPIAFIFGSPLSGLLLELDGMGGLHGWQWMFMVEGLLASVVGVWAYFYLDDKPADARWLPAAEKQALSAAIAQEEKLKTAHGHSGVAALLAKPRMLHFLAIYFLIQMSVYGVIFYLPSQVAALLGKKVGLEVGLVTAIPWICALIAAYLLPRLADREGNHRTLGAMTLAVSGLGIAISAGSAPLTALAALCFAAAGFIAVQPLFWTFPTGYLGGVAAAGGIALINALGALGGFVAPNVKAWADLSFGSPQAGLYVLACTTLLGAALILGLSRSTPVAAAPVTSKS, encoded by the coding sequence GTGATAGCTACCCCGCCCGACATCCGATCGCCCCTCGACAGCGCCTTCCGGCTCACGCGCAGGCGCCTCGTCCCGTTCCTTCTGCTCATGTACGTCCTGGCGTTCCTCGACCGGGCCAATATCGGCTTCGCCAAGCAGGCTTTTCAGGCATCGGCCGGCATCTCGGACGCCGCCTATGCGCTCGGCGCCGGCCTGTTCTTCCTGACTTATGCGCTGTTCGAGGTGCCCAGCAACCTGATCATGCATCGCGTGGGCGCTCGCCTCTGGATGGCCCGCATCATGGTGACCTGGGGCCTGATCTCGGCCGCCATGATGTTCACGTCGGGCGAGCTCTCCTTCTATGCTCTGCGCCTGCTGCTCGGCGCGGCCGAGGCGGGCTTCTTCCCGGGCGTGATCCTGTATCTGACCTATTGGTTCCCCCAGCGCACGCGCGGGCAGATCATGGGGTTGTTCTACTTCGGCGCGCCGATCGCCTTCATCTTCGGCAGCCCGCTCTCCGGCCTCCTCCTGGAACTGGACGGCATGGGCGGCCTGCACGGCTGGCAGTGGATGTTCATGGTCGAGGGCCTGCTGGCCAGCGTCGTGGGCGTCTGGGCCTATTTCTACCTCGATGACAAGCCCGCAGATGCGCGGTGGTTGCCCGCCGCCGAGAAGCAGGCCCTGTCCGCGGCCATCGCCCAGGAGGAAAAGCTGAAGACGGCGCATGGCCATTCCGGCGTCGCGGCGTTGCTCGCCAAGCCGCGTATGCTGCACTTCCTGGCGATCTACTTCTTGATCCAGATGAGCGTTTACGGCGTCATCTTCTACCTGCCGTCCCAGGTCGCGGCGCTGCTGGGCAAGAAGGTCGGGCTGGAGGTCGGGCTGGTGACCGCCATTCCGTGGATCTGCGCCCTGATCGCGGCCTATCTCCTGCCGCGGCTGGCCGACCGGGAGGGCAATCACCGGACGCTGGGCGCCATGACCCTCGCCGTGTCCGGCCTCGGCATCGCCATATCGGCCGGCAGCGCGCCCCTGACCGCGCTGGCGGCGCTTTGCTTCGCCGCGGCCGGCTTCATCGCCGTGCAGCCGCTGTTCTGGACCTTTCCGACGGGCTATCTCGGCGGCGTCGCCGCGGCGGGCGGCATCGCCCTGATCAACGCCCTCGGCGCCCTCGGCGGCTTCGTTGCCCCGAACGTCAAGGCCTGGGCCGACCTGAGCTTCGGCTCTCCCCAGGCGGGCCTGTACGTGCTCGCCTGCACGACCCTCCTGGGAGCGGCCCTGATCCTGGGGCTCAGCCGGAGCACGCCCGTGGCCGCGGCGCCCGTGACGTCCAAGTCTTGA
- a CDS encoding acyltransferase family protein, producing the protein MPPGAFRLLLSTLVVVHHFSRFSLGRMAVYLFFALSGFWIARIWATTYINAANPYRTFLISRTWRILPSFLLCNLIAWLFIAAAPTGAAWIPNVLIYGYTHLEQQTLVPAWSLDIELQFYIVAPFLYSALRLAPLPATVALGVASLAGLAAFCARTNGEVSNLNLLHFLGFFVIGMLVAERPSWRPGRRLAILSAVAVLAIVVGIILTPSLRGLLLGGANPGPAFAYNPHLSIVLALIGLPFAFSTVSVRAGQLDGLAGDLSYVVYLFHWPICALVSREFGGLNPQDRMIYVVAAIALSYLGALGLVYLWDRPLNRYRKSFVARRLAAGNKKIDLAVGNSIQTTM; encoded by the coding sequence ATGCCGCCCGGCGCATTTCGCTTGCTACTTTCGACTTTGGTCGTGGTTCATCATTTTTCGCGCTTCAGCCTGGGGCGCATGGCTGTCTATTTGTTCTTTGCGTTGAGCGGATTTTGGATTGCGAGGATCTGGGCTACAACTTACATTAATGCAGCCAATCCGTACAGGACATTCTTGATCAGCAGAACCTGGCGGATACTGCCAAGTTTCTTGCTGTGCAATTTAATCGCTTGGCTTTTTATTGCCGCTGCCCCAACCGGCGCCGCATGGATACCAAACGTTCTGATCTATGGTTATACGCATCTGGAACAGCAGACCTTGGTTCCAGCCTGGTCTCTGGACATTGAGCTTCAATTCTACATCGTTGCTCCGTTTCTATACAGCGCCTTGAGGCTTGCGCCCTTGCCCGCGACTGTGGCGCTGGGCGTCGCCAGTCTCGCCGGTCTGGCAGCGTTCTGCGCGAGGACGAATGGCGAGGTCAGCAATCTTAACCTGCTCCATTTCCTCGGCTTCTTCGTGATCGGCATGCTCGTCGCCGAACGACCGTCCTGGCGACCCGGGCGCCGGCTCGCGATCCTGTCTGCGGTCGCCGTCCTGGCCATCGTCGTCGGGATCATCCTGACGCCGTCCCTGCGTGGCCTTCTCCTGGGCGGCGCGAATCCCGGGCCCGCCTTTGCTTACAATCCGCATCTGAGCATCGTGCTCGCGTTGATCGGATTGCCGTTTGCGTTCAGCACGGTCTCCGTGAGAGCTGGCCAACTGGACGGGCTGGCGGGCGATTTATCTTATGTGGTCTACCTGTTTCATTGGCCGATTTGCGCCCTCGTCAGTCGTGAGTTCGGCGGCTTGAATCCGCAGGACCGAATGATTTACGTCGTCGCTGCCATAGCGTTGTCGTACCTGGGTGCGCTCGGGCTCGTCTACTTATGGGATCGCCCTCTTAACAGGTATAGAAAATCATTCGTCGCACGTCGTCTTGCGGCGGGGAATAAGAAAATCGATCTTGCAGTCGGAAATTCCATTCAAACAACGATGTGA
- a CDS encoding SDR family NAD(P)-dependent oxidoreductase, giving the protein MPYANRFQGRKAIVTGGASGIGLCVAARLAAEGAAVSLWDLSAEALSQAKAASGAADTQALDVADPARVAAAMQASVAALGGLDVLVCSAGITGPNATVRDYPVEAWQRVIEVNLNGLFYCNRAAVPAMEAGGYGRIVNVASIAGKEGNPNASAYSASKAGVIGLTKSLGKELAQTGIRVNCVTPAAVRTAIFDQMTQQHIEFMLSKIPLGRFGSIEEIAALICWLASEEASFSTGAVFDLSGGRATY; this is encoded by the coding sequence ATGCCCTATGCCAACCGTTTCCAGGGCCGGAAGGCCATCGTCACCGGGGGCGCCTCCGGCATCGGGCTGTGCGTCGCGGCGCGGCTGGCCGCGGAGGGCGCCGCGGTCAGCCTGTGGGACCTGAGCGCGGAGGCGCTCAGCCAAGCCAAGGCCGCGAGCGGGGCCGCCGACACGCAGGCCCTCGACGTTGCGGATCCGGCCCGGGTGGCGGCGGCCATGCAGGCGAGCGTGGCGGCTTTGGGCGGGCTCGACGTGCTGGTGTGCAGCGCCGGCATCACCGGCCCCAACGCCACGGTGCGGGACTATCCGGTCGAGGCCTGGCAGCGGGTGATCGAGGTCAACCTGAACGGGCTGTTCTACTGCAACCGGGCGGCGGTGCCGGCCATGGAGGCGGGCGGCTACGGGCGGATCGTCAACGTGGCTTCGATTGCCGGCAAGGAGGGCAACCCGAACGCCTCGGCCTACAGCGCCTCGAAGGCGGGGGTGATCGGGCTGACCAAGTCGCTCGGCAAGGAACTGGCGCAGACCGGGATCCGGGTGAACTGCGTGACCCCGGCGGCGGTGCGCACCGCCATCTTCGACCAGATGACGCAGCAGCATATCGAGTTCATGCTGTCGAAGATCCCGCTCGGCCGCTTCGGCAGCATCGAGGAGATCGCGGCGCTGATCTGCTGGCTGGCGAGCGAGGAAGCCTCCTTCAGCACCGGGGCGGTGTTCGACCTCTCGGGCGGGCGCGCCACCTACTGA
- a CDS encoding IclR family transcriptional regulator, protein MKSDDQALTSNAGPTAPSGSQTLLRGLDILEAVAAGATDLAALSSALGTTRSTTHRLASALVERRYLNFVPREGYSLGPKLLELGFRAQSALPIAQVARPYLQRLSEACEDTIHLGVLDGRWALYLDKIPGRRRIEISSRVGERHPVWSTGLGKALILDLGEARWREFYEIGEARGAHRQRDLQGWLARMRDYAGRGVAFDLEENEPLVRCVAAPIRDASGSTVAAFSVSSTVQYMDDSKMERLIGDVQEVARAISTALGWSGAR, encoded by the coding sequence ATGAAGTCGGACGATCAGGCGCTCACTTCGAATGCCGGGCCCACGGCTCCGTCCGGAAGTCAGACGCTGCTGCGCGGCCTCGACATCCTGGAGGCCGTCGCCGCGGGTGCGACCGATCTGGCCGCCCTGTCATCGGCGCTCGGCACCACCCGCAGCACCACCCATCGTCTGGCATCGGCGCTGGTCGAGCGGCGCTACCTGAACTTCGTGCCGCGCGAGGGCTACAGCCTCGGCCCCAAGCTGCTGGAGCTGGGCTTCCGCGCCCAGAGCGCCCTGCCCATCGCGCAGGTGGCCCGGCCCTATCTTCAGCGGTTGTCCGAGGCTTGCGAGGATACGATTCACCTCGGCGTTCTCGATGGGAGATGGGCTCTCTACCTGGACAAGATCCCGGGACGGCGCCGCATCGAGATCAGCTCGCGCGTGGGCGAGCGTCATCCCGTATGGTCCACGGGTCTCGGCAAGGCGCTGATCCTGGACCTGGGCGAGGCACGCTGGCGCGAGTTCTACGAGATCGGCGAGGCACGGGGCGCGCACCGCCAGCGGGACCTGCAGGGCTGGCTGGCACGGATGCGCGACTATGCCGGTCGCGGCGTCGCCTTCGACCTTGAGGAGAACGAACCGTTGGTGCGCTGCGTTGCAGCCCCCATTCGGGATGCGAGCGGCTCCACGGTGGCGGCGTTCAGCGTCTCCAGCACCGTCCAATACATGGACGACAGCAAGATGGAGCGGTTGATCGGCGATGTGCAGGAGGTTGCCCGGGCCATCAGCACGGCGCTGGGCTGGTCCGGCGCGCGCTGA
- a CDS encoding fumarylacetoacetate hydrolase family protein, producing MKLLRYGPAGQERPGLLDADGGIRDLSGHVAEIGPDTLAPAALAALATLDPRSLPLVEGAPRLGVPLAGIGKFIAIGLNYADHAAESNLPIPAEPVVFTKAISALSGPHDPVMLPRDSVKSDWEVELGIVIGRRAAYVERAEALDYVAGYCVVNDVSEREYQIERGGTWDKGKGCDTFGPVGPWLVTADEVGDPQALDLWLDLNGRRMQTGNTRTMIFSCAEIVAYVSRFMTLLPGDLITTGTPPGVGMGIKPQPVFLKPGDVMRLGIEKLGEQRQAVVAWRRRED from the coding sequence ATGAAGCTGTTGCGCTACGGCCCTGCGGGCCAGGAACGGCCCGGCCTGCTCGACGCTGACGGCGGCATCCGCGACCTGTCGGGCCATGTCGCCGAGATCGGCCCCGACACGCTGGCGCCGGCCGCGCTCGCCGCGCTGGCCACGCTCGATCCGCGCTCGCTCCCGCTCGTCGAGGGCGCGCCGCGCCTCGGCGTGCCGCTGGCGGGGATCGGCAAGTTCATCGCCATCGGGCTCAACTACGCCGACCACGCCGCCGAATCCAACCTGCCGATCCCCGCCGAGCCGGTGGTCTTCACCAAGGCGATCAGCGCCCTCAGCGGGCCCCACGACCCGGTGATGCTGCCGCGCGATTCCGTGAAGAGCGACTGGGAGGTGGAACTCGGCATCGTGATCGGCCGGCGCGCGGCCTATGTCGAACGGGCCGAGGCGCTGGACTACGTCGCCGGCTATTGCGTGGTCAACGACGTCAGCGAGCGCGAATACCAGATCGAGCGCGGCGGCACCTGGGACAAGGGCAAGGGCTGCGACACCTTCGGGCCGGTCGGGCCCTGGCTGGTCACCGCCGACGAGGTGGGCGACCCGCAGGCCCTCGACCTCTGGCTCGACCTCAACGGCCGCCGCATGCAGACCGGCAACACCCGCACCATGATCTTCAGCTGCGCCGAGATCGTGGCCTATGTCAGCCGCTTCATGACGCTGCTGCCGGGCGATCTCATCACCACCGGCACGCCGCCGGGGGTCGGCATGGGCATCAAGCCGCAGCCGGTGTTCCTGAAGCCCGGCGACGTGATGCGGCTGGGCATCGAAAAGCTCGGCGAGCAGCGCCAGGCGGTGGTGGCCTGGCGCCGCCGGGAGGACTGA
- a CDS encoding acyltransferase family protein, which translates to MLPSGLFRLALTMLVVIQHFSRLSLALGAICLLFTISGFWLCKAWVERYSLCDKPYRTYLISRMWRILPVFWVCNVLGYLVVGVTFTKWVDLIPNSVVIGHSYLAHPALLPAWPLDIIVQFSLAAPLLCYLMAASPVVTGSAAMAIGALGLVTLLVWGGSGHVGIQRLNLLHFLVFFLAGMLVYLKPAWRPGARAASLSALATVVAICVALLQPDPRSALFGGPLSGPEFLFRNHLLNVALAGLALPFAMNCLFSDSSPLDRAAGDLSYIIYLIHWPICVLTNQHYASLPAVDRLPYVGGAIILTIGLSVMLLLVWSRLAEQPRRAFVARRLAAGRSGARVHGLASAGLS; encoded by the coding sequence ATGCTGCCGTCCGGTCTCTTCCGCTTGGCGCTGACCATGCTGGTCGTGATCCAGCACTTCTCGCGCCTGTCGCTTGCTCTCGGCGCCATCTGCCTTCTGTTCACGATCAGCGGTTTCTGGCTCTGCAAGGCTTGGGTCGAACGTTATTCACTATGCGATAAGCCTTACAGGACGTATCTCATAAGCCGGATGTGGCGGATCTTGCCTGTTTTTTGGGTCTGCAATGTACTGGGATACCTGGTCGTCGGCGTCACCTTTACTAAATGGGTTGATCTGATCCCAAATTCTGTCGTTATCGGCCATAGCTACCTTGCGCATCCGGCGCTGCTTCCTGCTTGGCCGCTCGACATCATCGTTCAGTTTAGCCTTGCTGCGCCCCTGTTGTGCTACCTTATGGCCGCGTCGCCGGTCGTGACTGGCTCGGCGGCAATGGCAATAGGGGCTCTCGGCCTCGTCACTTTGCTTGTGTGGGGAGGGAGCGGGCATGTTGGAATCCAGCGCTTGAATCTTCTCCATTTTTTGGTGTTTTTTCTCGCAGGCATGCTCGTGTATCTCAAGCCTGCTTGGCGCCCCGGGGCACGCGCAGCGTCTCTGTCGGCACTGGCTACTGTCGTGGCGATCTGTGTGGCTCTGCTGCAGCCGGACCCGCGGTCGGCTTTGTTCGGTGGGCCGCTGAGCGGTCCGGAATTCCTGTTCCGCAACCACCTGCTCAACGTTGCTCTGGCCGGGTTGGCACTTCCATTCGCAATGAATTGCCTGTTTTCGGATTCCAGCCCGCTCGACAGGGCTGCCGGCGACCTGTCGTACATCATATACTTGATCCACTGGCCGATCTGCGTCCTCACGAATCAGCATTACGCATCGCTGCCTGCGGTCGACCGGCTGCCTTACGTGGGCGGAGCGATCATCCTGACGATCGGGCTCTCGGTCATGCTCCTCCTTGTGTGGAGCAGGCTGGCCGAGCAACCGCGAAGAGCCTTCGTGGCCCGGCGCCTGGCGGCCGGGCGTTCGGGCGCCCGCGTCCATGGGCTGGCCTCGGCAGGCCTGTCGTGA